In Papaver somniferum cultivar HN1 chromosome 1, ASM357369v1, whole genome shotgun sequence, a genomic segment contains:
- the LOC113331186 gene encoding L-ascorbate oxidase homolog codes for MRQSRSKILLLLVGVLACLGAVMVVEAEDPYRYFTWVVTYGTISPLGKPQQGILINGQFPGPRLDCVTNDNVIINVINKIDQPFLLTWNGIKNRKSSWQDGTLGTNCPIPPGRNFTYHLQVKDQIGTFMYFPSLQMHKASGGFGGINMYTRPKIPLPFAEPAGDFHLLIGDWYKAGHKALQNTLDYGKKLAFPDGLLINGKQKGIKFRGDPGKTYMFRLSNVGLSLSINFRIQGHKMRLVEMGGSHTIQETYDSLDVHVGQSLAVLVTFNQRARDYFIVVSSRFTSPVLTSTGYIKYSNSKVKASGALPVGPTTHVPWSMKQARSFRCNLTASAARPNPQGTYHYGSVKIMKTIRLSNSEAKINGKLRYAINGMSYINPDTPLKLADWFNIPGVFDLKSFNKKTSIGAPAKFGTPVIGALLHDFVEIIFSNTENTIQSWYLAGNDFWVVGYGPLKWSAAQRKHYNLVDAPKSYTIQVYPKSWTAILLPLDNKGMWNLRSQIWPRRYLGQELYVKVWNDETSLYTEYNPPPNTLFCGKARGKHV; via the exons ATGAGGCAAAGCAGATCAAAGATACTGCTGCTATTAGTAGGAGTATTAGCATGTTTGGGTGCTGTTATGGTAGTCGAAGCAGAGGACCCATACAGATATTTCACTTGGGTTGTTACCTATGGTACCATTAGCCCCCTTGGTAAACCACAACAG GGTATTCTCATCAATGGACAGTTCCCTGGTCCAAGACTTGACTGTGTCACTAACGATAATGTTATCATCAATGTCATTAACAAGATTGATCAACCTTTCCTTCTTACATG GAATGGGATCAAGAACAGGAAGTCCTCGTGGCAAGATGGAACCCTTGGAACTAATTGTCCAATCCCTCCAGGCCGTAACTTCACATACCACCTTCAAGTTAAAGATCAAATCGGAACATTCATGTATTTCCCCTCATTACAAATGCACAAGGCTTCCGGTGGATTCGGAGGAATCAATATGTATACTCGACCAAAAATTCCGCTTCCATTTGCAGAACCAGCTGGTGATTTCCATTTGCTCATTGGTGACTGGTACAAGGCTGGCCATAAGGCATTGCAGAACACTTTGGACTATGGGAAAAAACTTGCTTTTCCAGATGGCTTACTGATTAACGGGAAACAAAAAGGAATCAAGTTTAGGGGAGATCCAGGGAAAACCTATATGTTTAGATTATCAAATGTTGGTTTGTCATTATCAATCAACTTTAGGATTCAAGGTCATAAAATGAGGTTGGTTGAAATGGGAGGGTCACATACTATTCAAGAGACATATGATTCTCTTGATGTCCATGTCGGTCAATCACTCGCAGTTCTTGTAACGTTTAACCAACGAGCTAGAGATTATTTTATAGTCGTTTCCTCACGGTTTACCTCCCCTGTTCTCACTTCCACCGGATACATTAAGTACTCAAACTCGAAAGTTAAAGCTTCGGGTGCTCTGCCAGTTGGTCCTACTACCCATGTTCCCTGGTCTATGAAACAAGCTCGAAGTTTCAG ATGCAATTTGACAGCGAGTGCAGCGAGGCCGAACCCTCAAGGTACATACCATTATGGAAGCGTAAAGATAATGAAGACAATCAGGTTATCTAACTCAGAAGCTAAAATTAACGGAAAACTGCGGTATGCTATTAATGGGATGTCTTATATAAACCCCGATACTCCACTTAAGTTAGCTGATTGGTTCAACATTCCTGGAGTGTTCGACTTAAAGAGTTTCAACAAAAAAACTTCGATTGGAGCTCCAGCTAAATTTGGAACTCCTGTTATTGGAGCTTTGCTTCATGACTTCGTCGAAATCATCTTCAGTAACACGGAAAACACCATCCAATCTTGGTACCTTGCTGGAAATGACTTCTGGGTCGTCGG GTATGGACCTCTGAAGTGGTCAGCAGCACAAAGGAAACACTACAATTTAGTGGATGCTCCAAAAAGTTACACAATCCAGGTATACCCAAAGTCATGGACTGCAATATTGTTGCCATTAGACAACAAGGGAATGTGGAATTTGAGGTCTCAAATCTGGCCAAGAAGGTATTTGGGACAGGAATTGTATGTAAAAGTATGGAATGATGAGACAAGTCTATACACCGAGTACAATCCTCCTCCAAACACGCTTTTTTGCGGGAAAGCTAGAGGTAAACATGTCTAG
- the LOC113294324 gene encoding L-ascorbate oxidase homolog gives MRGCRSMMLQLLVGVLACLGAVMVVDAEDPYRYFTWVVTYGTISPLGTSQQGILINGQFPGPRLDIVTNDNVIINVINKIDQPFLLTWNGIKNRKSSWQDGTLGTNCPIPPGRNFTYHVQVKDQIGTFMYFPSLQMHKASGGFGGINMYTRPKIPLPFAQPADDFHLLIGDWYKAGHKALQSTLDSGRKLAFPDGLLINGVQRGIKFTGDPGKTYMIRLSNVGLSTSINFRIQGHKMKLVEMGGSHTIQQTYGSLDVHVGQSLSVLVTLNQPAKDYFIVASSRFTSPVLTSTGYLTYSNSQVKASGAMPVGPSASDVPWSMNQARSFRCNMTASAARPNPQGTYHYGSEKIVTTYKLSNSEARINGKLRYAINGVSYVNPDTPLKLADWFNIPGVFDLKSYNKKTAATPAKLGTPVVANLLHDFVEIIFSNRENTIQSWYLAGNDFWIVGFGPLKWTAAQRKHYNAVDAPKGYTIQVYPKSWTAILVSLDNKGMWDLRSQIWPRRYLGQEMYVKVWNDEKSLYTEYNPPKNALLCGKARGQHA, from the exons ATGAGAGGATGCAGATCAATGATGCTGCAGTTACTAGTAGGAGTGTTAGCATGTTTGGGTGCCGTAATGGTTGTGGATGCAGAGGATCCATACAGATACTTCACTTGGGTTGTTACTTATGGAACCATTTCCCCTCTTGGCACTTCTCAACAG GGTATTCTCATCAATGGACAGTTCCCTGGTCCTAGACTTGATATTGTCACCAACGATAATGTTATCATCAATGTCATTAACAAGATAGATCAACCTTTCCTCCTTACATG GAATGGGATCAAGAACAGGAAGTCATCATGGCAAGACGGAACCCTGGGAACCAATTGTCCGATCCCTCCAGGCCGTAACTTCACATACCATGTTCAAGTTAAAGATCAAATCGGAACATTCATGTATTTCCCCTCATTACAAATGCACAAAGCTTCCGGCGGATTCGGAGGAATCAATATGTATACTCGCCCCAAAATTCCTCTGCCATTTGCACAACCAGCTGACGATTTCCATTTGCTTATTGGTGACTGGTACAAGGCCGGCCATAAGGCATTGCAGAGCACTTTGGACTCGGGCAGAAAACTAGCTTTCCCTGATGGTTTACTGATTAACGGGGTACAAAGAGGAATCAAGTTTACAGGAGATCCAGGGAAAACGTACATGATCAGGTTGTCAAATGTTGGTTTGTCAACTTCAATTAACTTTAGGATTCAAGGTCACAAAATGAAGTTGGTTGAAATGGGAGGGTCTCATACTATTCAACAGACGTATGGTTCTCTTGATGTCCATGTCGGTCAATCACTCTCTGTGCTTGTGACGTTAAATCAACCAGCTAAGGATTACTTCATTGTTGCTTCTTCACGATTTACCTCCCCTGTTCTCACTTCTACCGGATACCTTAcgtattcaaactcccaagtaaaAGCTTCAGGTGCTATGCCAGTTGGTCCTTCTGCTTCCGATGTTCCCTGGTCTATGAATCAAGCTCGAAGCTTCAG ATGCAATATGACAGCGAGTGCAGCGAGACCTAACCCTCAAGGGACATACCATTATGGAAGTGAAAAGATAGTGACGACATATAAGTTATCAAACTCGGAGGCTAGGATTAATGGAAAACTACGGTATGCTATTAACGGGGTGTCATATGTCAACCCTGATACTCCATTGAAGTTAGCTGATTGGTTCAACATTCCTGGAGTATTCGACTTAAAAAGTTACAACAAAAAAACTGCTGCTACTCCAGCTAAATTGGGAACTCCTGTTGTTGCAAATTTGCTTCATGATTTCGTCGAAATCATCTTCAGtaacagagaaaacacaattcaATCTTGGTATCTAGCTGGTAATGACTTCTGGATCGTAGG ATTTGGACCTCTAAAGTGGACAGCAGCACAAAGGAAACACTACAATGCAGTGGATGCTCCAAAAGGTTACACCATTCAGGTGTACCCCAAGTCATGGACCGCAATTTTAGTGTCACTAGACAACAAAGGAATGTGGGATTTGAGATCTCAAATCTGGCCAAGAAGGTATTTAGGACAGGAAATGTATGTGAAAGTATGGAACGATGAGAAGAGTCTCTACACCGAGTACAATCCTCCTAAAAACGCTCTTCTTTGTGGCAAAGCCAGAGGTCAACACGCCTAG